From a single Chirita eburnea voucher CEBURN20170516 chloroplast, complete genome genomic region:
- the psbA gene encoding photosystem II protein D1, giving the protein MTAILERRESESLWGRFCNWITSTENRLYIGWFGVLMIPTLLTATSVFIIAFIAAPPVDIDGIREPVSGSLLYGNNIISGAIIPTSAAIGLHFYPIWEAASVDEWLYNGGPYELIVLHFLLGVACYMGREWELSFRLGMRPWIAVAYSAPVAAATAVFLIYPIGQGSFSDGMPLGISGTFNFMIVFQAEHNILMHPFHMLGVAGVFGGSLFSAMHGSLVTSSLIRETTENESANEGYRFGQEEETYNIVAAHGYFGRLIFQYASFNNSRSLHFFLAAWPVVGIWFTALGISTMAFNLNGFNFNQSVVDSQGRVINTWADIINRANLGMEVMHERNAHNFPLDLAAIEAPTNG; this is encoded by the coding sequence ATGACTGCAATTTTAGAGAGACGCGAAAGCGAAAGCCTATGGGGTCGCTTCTGTAACTGGATAACCAGCACTGAAAACCGTCTTTACATTGGATGGTTTGGTGTTTTGATGATCCCTACCTTATTGACCGCAACTTCTGTATTTATTATTGCCTTCATTGCTGCTCCTCCAGTAGATATTGATGGTATTCGTGAACCTGTTTCTGGATCTCTACTTTATGGAAACAATATTATTTCAGGTGCCATTATTCCTACTTCTGCAGCTATTGGGTTGCACTTTTACCCAATCTGGGAAGCAGCATCCGTTGATGAATGGTTATACAACGGTGGTCCTTATGAACTAATCGTTCTACACTTCTTACTTGGTGTAGCTTGTTACATGGGTCGTGAGTGGGAACTTAGTTTCCGTCTGGGTATGCGACCTTGGATTGCTGTTGCATATTCAGCTCCTGTTGCAGCCGCTACCGCTGTTTTCTTGATTTACCCAATTGGTCAAGGAAGTTTTTCTGATGGTATGCCTCTAGGAATTTCTGGTACTTTCAACTTCATGATTGTATTCCAGGCTGAGCACAACATCCTTATGCACCCATTTCACATGTTAGGTGTAGCTGGTGTATTCGGCGGCTCCCTATTCAGTGCTATGCATGGTTCCTTGGTAACTTCTAGTTTGATCAGGGAAACCACAGAAAACGAATCCGCTAATGAAGGTTACAGATTCGGTCAGGAGGAAGAAACTTATAATATCGTAGCCGCTCATGGTTATTTTGGCCGATTGATCTTCCAATATGCTAGTTTCAACAACTCTCGCTCCTTACACTTCTTCCTAGCTGCTTGGCCTGTAGTGGGTATCTGGTTTACTGCTTTAGGTATTAGCACTATGGCTTTCAACCTAAACGGTTTCAATTTCAACCAATCAGTAGTTGATAGTCAAGGTCGTGTAATTAATACTTGGGCTGATATTATTAACCGTGCTAACCTTGGTATGGAAGTTATGCATGAACGTAATGCTCATAACTTCCCTCTAGATCTAGCTGCTATAGAAGCTCCAACAAATGGATAA